One stretch of Armigeres subalbatus isolate Guangzhou_Male chromosome 2, GZ_Asu_2, whole genome shotgun sequence DNA includes these proteins:
- the LOC134218537 gene encoding sericin-2-like, whose protein sequence is SGSSSRNSSGSSSRNSSGSSSRNSSGSSSKNSSGSSSRNSSGSSSRNSSGSSSRNSSGSSSRNSSGSSSRNSSGSSSRNSSGSSSRNSSGSSSRNSSGSSSRNSSGSSSRNSSGSSSRNSSGSSSRNSSGSSSRNSFGSSSRNSFGSSSRNSSGSSSRNSSGSSSRNSSGSSSRNSSGSSSRNSSGSSSRNSS, encoded by the coding sequence tccggaagttcctccaggaattcctccggaagttcctccaggaattcctccggaagttcctccaggaattcctccggaagttcctccaagaattcctccggaagttcctccagaaattcctccggaagttcctccaggaattcctccggaagttcctccaggaattcctccggaagttcctccaggaattcctccggaagttcctccaggaattcctccggaagttcttccaggaattcctccggaagttcctccaggaattcctccggaagttcctccaggaattcctccggaagttcctccaggaattcctccggaagttcctccaggaattcctctgggagttcctccaggaattcctccggaagttcctccaggaattcctccggaagttcctccaggaattcattcggaagttcctccaggaattccttcggaagttcctccaggaattcctccggaagttcctccaggaattcctccggaagttcctccaggaattcctccggaagttcctccaggaattcctccggaagttcctccaggaattcctccggaagttcctccaggaattcctcc